One window of the Candidatus Bathyarchaeia archaeon genome contains the following:
- a CDS encoding T9SS type A sorting domain-containing protein — protein sequence MACDGKTLAKTILILMNAIFFLVLCMAPLTALCSTLSKYNSAENTNVNVTLVISSGDGKIIPNNLTVSIYDLNGSLILSWALNDTGRLDANLKKGLYTVIVKADNNIVSSHRIHIEESKTITINMQSYALEVTCIDQEEKYVRGAVVLLYGLAGFSTEGGAHEEWQLVNLARTDENGTALFHGVWGGIYRITVKSGKTIGENTLEVYEPKHITIKCDRASLKISVVTSAPIEYPLSNASVLLQDSAGHLLFKGYTDDYGSIEFENLYIGNYTIFVDWMDTQIFSGVVNTRSVRELRIRTSVFKVSLHVKGPLGESLPRSKIFISKIISRRTVSVGEIEADDNGFITFFLPFGTYELTCVSGIYYGKITINLSDNYSGAIQCNVHSNVWALIFLLSFPLLILSLVIERNKLRKPLEYRRYQNMLSRLESMYSSGLVEYKIYRKLKEEYETKLIELGGRRRR from the coding sequence TTGGCGTGTGATGGAAAAACATTAGCTAAAACGATTCTAATACTGATGAATGCCATATTCTTTTTAGTGCTTTGCATGGCGCCGTTAACAGCATTATGCTCAACTCTATCAAAATATAATAGCGCAGAAAACACCAATGTAAACGTGACTTTGGTGATAAGTAGCGGGGATGGAAAGATTATCCCCAATAATTTAACTGTTTCCATATACGACTTGAATGGCAGCCTAATATTGAGCTGGGCGCTAAACGATACTGGGCGTTTAGATGCGAATCTCAAAAAAGGATTATACACAGTCATAGTTAAAGCCGACAATAATATCGTCAGCTCTCATAGAATACATATTGAAGAATCTAAAACCATCACTATCAACATGCAATCTTACGCCTTAGAGGTTACGTGTATTGATCAAGAAGAGAAATATGTGCGAGGGGCAGTAGTTCTCCTCTATGGCTTAGCGGGTTTCTCTACCGAAGGGGGCGCCCATGAAGAGTGGCAGCTTGTGAATTTAGCTAGAACGGATGAAAATGGAACAGCGCTTTTTCATGGTGTTTGGGGCGGAATATATAGGATTACGGTTAAAAGCGGTAAAACAATCGGTGAAAATACGCTGGAAGTCTATGAACCAAAACACATAACCATAAAATGCGACAGAGCATCTCTAAAGATTAGCGTCGTTACATCCGCGCCAATAGAGTATCCTCTTTCAAACGCGTCCGTCCTCTTACAGGATAGTGCCGGCCATCTGCTTTTTAAAGGCTATACTGACGATTATGGAAGCATAGAATTCGAGAACCTATACATCGGCAACTACACGATTTTCGTTGATTGGATGGATACACAAATTTTTTCCGGCGTGGTGAACACTAGATCTGTCAGAGAACTGCGAATAAGAACATCGGTCTTTAAAGTCTCACTGCACGTTAAAGGTCCCCTAGGCGAATCTCTACCCCGCTCAAAAATATTTATCTCGAAAATAATTTCTAGGAGAACCGTGAGTGTAGGGGAGATTGAGGCTGACGATAATGGTTTCATCACGTTTTTCTTGCCTTTCGGTACGTATGAGTTGACTTGTGTGAGCGGGATCTACTATGGTAAAATCACCATTAACTTGTCTGACAATTACAGCGGAGCAATACAATGCAACGTGCACTCGAATGTTTGGGCTCTAATATTCCTGTTATCTTTCCCCCTACTTATCCTGTCCTTAGTGATAGAGCGGAATAAACTTAGGAAGCCGCTGGAATATAGGCGCTACCAAAACATGCTATCGCGACTTGAATCAATGTACAGTAGCGGTTTAGTGGAATACAAGATATATAGGAAACTTAAGGAGGAGTATGAGACGAAACTTATAGAGTTGGGAGGAAGAAGGCGCAGATGA
- the trpA gene encoding tryptophan synthase subunit alpha produces MRAIEEKFRSLGRRGEGALIGYVTCGDPMPDYTLKIAKALISGGIDMLELGIPFSDPIADGPIIQRAAMRALKAGVRPLTVMETAKKISAAHPNTPIIILTYFNLIFKAGLERFFNLAKENDIDGVIVPDLSVEEASEYKAVAERYDVDTIFLAAPSTPNGRLKKIIEYSSGFIYLVSVHGVTGPRERLRKESIDFVRRASSMSGGKIPIAVGFGISKPSHVRRVIAEGADGAIVGSKIVKIMEENIDNEARMLSKIESFIRVLKKSTVKNSSSAMRF; encoded by the coding sequence ATGAGGGCCATAGAGGAGAAATTTAGGAGTCTAGGTAGGCGCGGTGAAGGCGCATTAATAGGGTACGTTACGTGCGGCGACCCGATGCCAGACTACACGCTGAAGATAGCTAAAGCGCTGATTAGCGGCGGAATTGATATGCTTGAGCTCGGCATACCTTTCTCAGACCCAATAGCCGACGGCCCAATTATACAGCGCGCCGCCATGAGGGCGCTTAAAGCCGGCGTAAGGCCGCTTACCGTGATGGAGACCGCTAAAAAAATATCTGCGGCTCATCCAAACACGCCAATCATCATATTAACGTATTTCAACCTGATTTTCAAAGCTGGGCTGGAAAGATTCTTTAATCTCGCTAAAGAAAACGACATTGACGGGGTTATTGTCCCAGACCTATCTGTGGAAGAAGCCTCAGAGTATAAGGCTGTAGCCGAAAGATACGATGTTGACACAATTTTTCTCGCAGCCCCTTCAACTCCAAATGGACGCCTCAAGAAGATTATCGAGTATTCCTCAGGATTCATATATCTAGTTTCAGTTCACGGAGTCACAGGCCCTAGAGAGAGGCTAAGGAAAGAAAGCATCGATTTTGTTAGGAGGGCTTCCTCAATGTCTGGCGGAAAGATCCCTATAGCTGTCGGGTTTGGGATATCTAAGCCTTCCCATGTTAGGAGAGTTATCGCCGAAGGTGCTGACGGCGCAATAGTCGGAAGTAAAATCGTCAAAATCATGGAGGAAAACATTGATAATGAGGCAAGAATGCTCTCAAAGATAGAAAGTTTCATTAGGGTCCTCAAGAAGTCAACTGTGAAGAACTCTAGCTCCGCTATGAGATTTTAA